In a genomic window of Streptomyces sp. NBC_01231:
- a CDS encoding sugar ABC transporter permease has protein sequence MTTLQPPAAAEPRPAPPPARRDRRSWTGWGFIGPFVAVFALVFLAPIVYSIYLSLYRNQLIGGNTFVGLDNYKQAVQDDQFWESLGRVSLFLCVQVPIMLGIALLVALALDSGRLYGKSFFRITIFLPYAVPAVVATLMWGFMYGTEYGLVGDINQAFGVTLPDPLSPDLVLASIGNIVTWEFVGYNMLIFYSALRVIPHSLYEAAEIDGAGQFRVITAIKLPAIRGALVIATIFSIIGSFQLFNEPNILRKLARNAITTDFTPNFYTYSLSFNGQQHNYSATVAIIMGLITMVIAYAVQLRGMRKGA, from the coding sequence ATGACGACGCTGCAACCGCCGGCGGCCGCCGAGCCGCGGCCGGCACCACCTCCGGCGCGACGGGACCGCCGCTCCTGGACGGGGTGGGGTTTCATCGGTCCCTTCGTGGCCGTGTTCGCCCTGGTGTTCCTGGCTCCGATCGTGTACTCGATCTATCTGAGCCTGTACCGCAACCAGTTGATCGGCGGCAACACCTTCGTCGGCCTGGACAACTACAAGCAGGCCGTGCAGGACGACCAGTTCTGGGAGTCGCTCGGGCGGGTCTCGCTGTTCCTGTGCGTGCAGGTGCCGATCATGCTCGGCATCGCCCTGCTGGTGGCCCTGGCGCTGGACAGCGGACGGCTCTACGGCAAGAGCTTCTTCCGCATCACGATCTTCCTGCCGTACGCGGTGCCCGCCGTCGTCGCCACCCTGATGTGGGGCTTCATGTACGGCACGGAGTACGGACTGGTGGGCGACATCAACCAGGCCTTCGGCGTCACCCTGCCCGACCCGCTCTCGCCCGACCTGGTGCTGGCGTCGATCGGCAACATCGTCACCTGGGAGTTCGTCGGCTACAACATGCTGATCTTCTACTCGGCGCTGCGTGTCATCCCGCACTCCCTGTACGAGGCGGCGGAGATCGACGGTGCCGGACAGTTCCGGGTCATCACCGCGATCAAGCTGCCCGCGATCCGGGGCGCCCTCGTGATCGCGACGATCTTCTCGATCATCGGCAGCTTCCAGCTCTTCAACGAGCCCAACATCCTGCGGAAGCTGGCCCGCAACGCCATCACGACGGACTTCACCCCGAACTTCTACACGTACTCGCTGTCCTTCAACGGCCAGCAGCACAACTACTCCGCCACGGTGGCCATCATCATGGGGCTGATCACGATGGTGATCGCCTATGCCGTGCAGCTGCGCGGCATGCGCAAGGGAGCGTGA
- a CDS encoding LacI family DNA-binding transcriptional regulator, with amino-acid sequence MADVAQLAGVSSQTVSRVSNGYAGVNEETRRQVLAAMKELGYRPNSAARALKRGEFRTIGVITFSLSTTGNVRTLEAIANSAAHEGYAVTLLPVAVPTQDEVRGAFSRLEELAVDAVIVIMEVHLLDAATVTLPPHVQVVVVDSDAGDRYTVVDTDQAGGSRAAVHHLLALGHRTVWHLGGPEGSFAAQRRADAWRAALAEAGRSAPPLVRGDWSAGSGYHVGLELAAREECTAVFVANDQMALGLLRALHERGRRVPEDVSVIGFDDIAEASSFLPPLTTLHQDFAEVGRLCVEAVLRKMRQDGPERGTTLVPTRLVERASTGPPPGHPGGALTSR; translated from the coding sequence ATGGCGGACGTGGCCCAGCTGGCGGGGGTCTCGTCGCAGACCGTGTCCCGCGTGTCCAACGGCTACGCGGGAGTGAACGAGGAGACCCGCCGGCAGGTGCTCGCCGCGATGAAGGAGCTCGGCTACCGGCCCAACTCCGCGGCCCGCGCCCTCAAACGCGGCGAGTTCCGCACCATCGGCGTCATCACCTTCTCGCTGTCCACCACCGGCAACGTGCGCACCCTGGAGGCGATCGCCAACTCCGCGGCGCACGAGGGGTACGCGGTGACGCTGCTCCCGGTCGCCGTCCCCACCCAGGACGAGGTACGGGGCGCCTTCAGCCGGCTGGAGGAGCTCGCCGTCGACGCGGTGATCGTGATCATGGAGGTCCATCTGCTGGACGCGGCGACCGTCACGCTGCCGCCGCACGTCCAGGTCGTCGTCGTGGACTCCGACGCCGGTGACCGCTACACGGTGGTGGACACCGATCAGGCCGGCGGCAGCCGAGCGGCCGTACACCATCTGCTTGCCCTCGGACACCGGACCGTATGGCATCTGGGCGGTCCCGAGGGCTCGTTCGCCGCCCAGCGTCGCGCCGACGCCTGGCGGGCGGCCCTCGCCGAGGCCGGTCGCAGCGCGCCGCCACTCGTACGGGGCGACTGGTCGGCGGGGTCCGGCTACCACGTCGGTCTCGAACTCGCCGCGCGCGAGGAGTGCACCGCCGTCTTCGTGGCCAACGACCAGATGGCCCTGGGACTGCTGCGCGCCCTCCACGAACGCGGGCGGCGGGTGCCCGAGGACGTCAGCGTGATCGGCTTCGACGACATCGCCGAGGCGAGTTCCTTCCTGCCGCCGCTGACCACTCTCCACCAGGACTTCGCCGAGGTGGGCCGGCTCTGTGTGGAGGCGGTGCTGCGCAAGATGCGCCAGGACGGGCCGGAGCGGGGCACGACACTGGTACCGACCCGGCTGGTGGAGCGGGCGAGCACGGGACCGCCGCCGGGGCACCCAGGGGGTGCGCTGACGTCGCGCTGA